A part of Marinomonas rhizomae genomic DNA contains:
- a CDS encoding EAL domain-containing protein — translation MSTKSRMLITVIINFSLVVILTSSLYFIESKWHQQRELESKEKIQQLYFSEMEGYFKEVANFIAFISVGYTDNCPRSFVLQMRKELFNIPGSIEFGVIQKDGDHGVVVCNSWGENERIEVRKPSPHEGFLITGPHTINSLEMPIFVIKKTTENFEFNILIKKSSVDRFLNNSSDIVISINDKELGDKYRNSDIIDNLSYVVPITDSVKRYNLYFVPTTLLLFLVCIFLVTPRIVILLERRCIRGKIKHHVYYNEYQPIIDTNDQSLFSIEVFLRSKDGVNVKDSIDQIKNLDLCVEYTLFQINLIKSSFNKAFISNNSFQVNISSLHLESDFFVRKMLTLENEICSSLILEVTEDENLMLEKNVIKDHMQKLKQKGYRFAIDDFGVEYSSLSYVSEFDFDIVKTDKIFIEDKAKNTAILKSIITLTNELGIVCIAEGIETEKDSQKISQLGIHLHQGWFHSRPMKAEDILAYY, via the coding sequence ATGTCTACAAAATCAAGGATGTTAATAACCGTCATTATTAATTTCTCTTTGGTAGTTATTTTGACCAGCTCTCTATACTTCATAGAAAGTAAGTGGCATCAACAACGAGAATTAGAGTCCAAAGAGAAGATACAGCAGCTATATTTTTCCGAAATGGAAGGTTATTTTAAAGAAGTAGCGAATTTTATTGCTTTCATATCCGTTGGTTATACAGATAATTGCCCACGCAGTTTTGTTTTACAAATGCGTAAAGAGCTTTTTAACATCCCCGGGTCAATAGAGTTTGGAGTCATTCAGAAAGACGGCGATCATGGTGTTGTGGTATGTAACTCTTGGGGCGAAAACGAAAGAATCGAGGTAAGAAAACCATCTCCACATGAGGGGTTCTTGATAACAGGGCCTCATACAATCAATTCGTTAGAAATGCCTATTTTTGTTATCAAAAAAACCACAGAGAATTTTGAATTCAATATATTGATCAAGAAAAGCAGTGTCGATAGATTTTTAAATAATAGTTCAGACATTGTCATATCGATTAATGATAAAGAGCTAGGTGATAAATACCGTAACTCGGATATCATAGATAACCTTTCTTATGTTGTTCCTATAACGGATTCCGTCAAACGCTATAACTTATATTTTGTACCCACAACGCTATTGCTATTTTTAGTATGTATTTTCCTTGTGACACCAAGAATAGTAATACTTCTCGAGAGAAGGTGCATTCGAGGGAAGATAAAACATCATGTTTATTACAATGAATATCAACCTATTATTGATACGAATGATCAAAGCTTGTTCTCTATTGAGGTGTTTTTAAGAAGCAAAGACGGTGTTAATGTTAAAGACAGTATTGACCAAATTAAAAACTTAGACTTATGCGTTGAGTACACCTTATTTCAAATTAATCTGATCAAGTCGAGCTTCAATAAAGCGTTCATTTCTAACAATAGTTTCCAAGTGAATATTTCCAGCTTGCATCTGGAAAGTGATTTTTTTGTTAGAAAAATGCTTACTCTAGAGAATGAGATATGTTCTAGCCTGATTCTTGAAGTCACAGAAGATGAAAACTTAATGCTAGAAAAGAACGTTATTAAAGATCATATGCAAAAATTAAAGCAAAAAGGCTATAGATTCGCAATTGATGACTTTGGTGTGGAATACTCCAGCTTATCCTATGTCTCAGAATTTGACTTTGATATTGTAAAAACGGACAAAATCTTTATAGAAGATAAAGCAAAAAATACCGCTATCTTAAAGTCCATCATCACATTGACCAACGAGCTTGGCATTGTTTGTATTGCGGAAGGCATTGAAACAGAGAAAGACAGTCAAAAAATTAGCCAGCTAGGAATTCACCTTCATCAAGGCTGGTTTCATAGCCGACCGATGAAGGCAGAAGATATTCTTGCTTATTATTAG
- a CDS encoding RidA family protein, with amino-acid sequence MSIKRINPLSLYDGAATGMSQATVDNDTGLVFISGQVDWDSDFQTHNHDMKTQTANAAKHLITVLEEANSSVENILQLRVYMRGEVADHMEDIVPIIASTLGTSRPALTGIGVASLASPEILIEIEAVAKVSK; translated from the coding sequence ATGTCCATTAAACGCATTAATCCACTATCCTTATATGATGGTGCAGCAACAGGTATGTCACAAGCCACGGTAGATAACGATACGGGATTGGTTTTTATTTCAGGGCAAGTCGACTGGGACAGCGATTTTCAAACTCATAATCACGACATGAAAACGCAAACTGCCAATGCAGCAAAACACTTAATCACGGTGCTAGAAGAAGCAAATTCCTCAGTCGAAAATATCCTGCAGCTAAGAGTCTATATGCGTGGTGAGGTTGCAGACCATATGGAAGACATCGTCCCTATTATCGCCAGCACACTAGGTACCTCACGCCCTGCATTAACGGGGATTGGCGTTGCCTCTTTGGCTTCCCCAGAGATTTTAATTGAAATTGAAGCCGTGGCTAAGGTGTCAAAATAA
- a CDS encoding LysR family transcriptional regulator: MIDKLEINHLRTLSALYQFGNISAAAEHLSVSQQAVSLQLKKIRSILGDQLFVRTGHGMIPTPYAKEIEQHIEKILTYINSIPLAKAFSPQEAERTLVICATDYTQEVIVTELIRELRQYAPKVKVIVTNIEHANLTKKIHQGSIDIVFTTSAYAPEGLISTPLFTEKYLCVTANKSIERTHGLSLEQLTTHDFVIVSPGVGSFIGSADTWFEQQGFPRHVAVSAPSFHMAKETLKQSNMVGFIPSRLLPCDGLFELALEKYPPGYQVVAAYHPNAKHDPLISWLLDSTQKKFAH; the protein is encoded by the coding sequence ATGATAGATAAACTTGAAATAAATCATCTTAGAACATTAAGCGCTCTTTATCAGTTCGGCAATATTTCAGCAGCGGCAGAACATTTAAGTGTTTCTCAACAGGCTGTCAGTCTTCAACTTAAAAAAATAAGAAGCATTCTTGGTGATCAACTCTTTGTTAGAACAGGGCATGGAATGATTCCAACACCCTACGCCAAAGAGATAGAGCAACACATCGAAAAAATATTAACCTACATAAATAGCATCCCTCTGGCAAAAGCGTTTTCACCACAGGAAGCAGAAAGAACACTGGTTATCTGTGCAACAGACTACACCCAAGAAGTGATCGTCACCGAGCTCATTAGAGAGCTTAGACAGTACGCTCCTAAAGTAAAAGTGATCGTTACCAATATCGAACACGCCAACCTAACCAAAAAAATCCATCAAGGCTCAATAGATATTGTTTTTACCACCAGCGCCTATGCTCCCGAAGGATTGATTTCAACGCCGTTATTTACCGAAAAATACCTATGCGTAACAGCGAATAAATCCATTGAACGTACTCATGGCCTATCACTAGAACAATTAACCACACACGACTTCGTCATTGTTTCGCCTGGCGTTGGCAGCTTTATAGGCTCTGCTGATACTTGGTTTGAACAACAAGGATTTCCACGTCATGTCGCCGTATCCGCCCCGTCCTTTCATATGGCGAAAGAGACCTTAAAGCAGTCAAACATGGTGGGATTCATCCCTTCGAGGTTACTACCGTGCGATGGACTATTTGAGCTTGCATTGGAGAAATACCCGCCAGGTTATCAAGTCGTAGCTGCCTATCACCCAAACGCAAAACATGACCCATTAATTAGCTGGTTACTGGATAGCACCCAGAAGAAATTTGCTCATTAA
- a CDS encoding DUF7482 domain-containing protein: MLRQCFLGIICVLSLASCSSHSIQDEQTRQASVSLPLLHGWHDDKEVLYITTDVSDQAVAKAKNANYAPRLRDAVPNYPKPPQVKTVLERVYAFPNQEQAWSVFASVPEPLGYESQDTHYSPLWLMYVVVWKDPSKATELTSEEAIFTAEDQGLVTIERTDVVLNCPVIPFSLVE; the protein is encoded by the coding sequence ATGTTGCGTCAATGTTTCTTAGGGATTATCTGTGTTTTGTCATTAGCTTCTTGCAGTTCTCATTCTATTCAAGATGAACAAACTCGGCAGGCTAGTGTTAGTTTGCCTTTATTACATGGCTGGCATGATGACAAAGAGGTGCTCTACATAACAACCGACGTATCAGACCAAGCGGTGGCCAAAGCCAAAAATGCCAATTATGCGCCTCGGTTACGTGATGCTGTGCCGAATTACCCGAAACCACCCCAAGTGAAAACTGTGCTAGAGCGTGTGTATGCATTTCCGAATCAAGAGCAAGCTTGGAGCGTATTTGCGTCGGTTCCAGAGCCATTAGGTTATGAAAGCCAAGACACTCATTACTCGCCACTTTGGTTGATGTACGTCGTGGTATGGAAAGATCCAAGCAAGGCAACAGAATTGACATCTGAAGAAGCGATTTTTACAGCAGAAGATCAAGGTTTGGTTACCATCGAACGAACCGATGTCGTGCTTAATTGTCCGGTCATTCCGTTTTCTCTTGTTGAATAG
- a CDS encoding DUF1852 domain-containing protein, whose protein sequence is MSNDFIFNIKRICFDENYRPADNTRITTNFANLARGERRQENLRDALRMINNRFNALAHWDNAKGNRYSVELEIISVDVDIEGKGQSFPTIEILKTNIFDHHTEQRIEGIVGNNFSSYVRDYDFSVLLPNHNKDQAEFSIPDNFGELHGKLFKSFVTSDSFKENFTKPPVICLSVSDNKTYQRTGNQHPVLGVEYQPNGTSLTEQYFQKMGLQVRYFMPANSAAPLAFYFVGDLLNDYTNLELIGTISTMETFQKIYRPEIYNANAVAGKSYQPNLKNLDHSLTQIIYDREERSQLASEQGKFAEQNFIKPYQKVLEQWSANYA, encoded by the coding sequence ATGAGCAACGATTTTATCTTTAACATTAAGCGTATTTGCTTCGATGAAAACTACCGCCCTGCAGACAATACACGCATCACAACGAACTTTGCGAACTTGGCTAGAGGAGAGAGACGACAAGAAAATCTTCGTGACGCATTGAGGATGATTAACAACCGTTTTAATGCGCTGGCGCATTGGGATAATGCAAAGGGAAATCGTTACTCTGTTGAACTTGAAATCATTTCGGTTGATGTTGATATCGAAGGAAAAGGCCAGTCTTTTCCAACCATTGAAATCTTGAAGACGAATATTTTTGATCATCACACTGAGCAGCGTATCGAAGGTATTGTAGGAAACAATTTCTCTTCTTATGTGCGTGATTATGACTTCAGCGTCTTGCTACCAAACCACAACAAAGACCAAGCGGAATTTAGTATTCCTGATAACTTCGGTGAGTTACATGGAAAGCTCTTTAAAAGTTTTGTGACATCGGACAGCTTTAAAGAAAACTTTACTAAGCCACCTGTTATTTGTCTGAGTGTTTCCGACAATAAAACGTACCAGCGTACAGGAAATCAGCACCCAGTTCTGGGGGTAGAATATCAACCAAATGGCACCTCTTTGACCGAGCAATACTTTCAGAAGATGGGCTTACAGGTTCGATACTTTATGCCTGCAAACAGCGCTGCGCCATTGGCTTTTTATTTTGTGGGTGATTTGCTGAACGACTACACCAACCTTGAGCTTATTGGCACCATCAGCACGATGGAAACCTTCCAGAAAATCTACCGACCAGAAATTTACAACGCTAACGCGGTTGCTGGAAAGAGCTATCAACCTAACTTAAAAAACCTCGACCACTCTTTAACGCAAATTATTTATGACCGTGAAGAGCGTAGCCAATTGGCGAGTGAGCAAGGAAAATTTGCTGAGCAGAATTTCATAAAGCCATATCAAAAGGTACTTGAGCAGTGGTCTGCTAATTACGCATAA
- a CDS encoding methionine synthase, with protein sequence MKTDIEKTVANNTLLPTSTAGSLPKPTWLAEPETLWSPWKLEGDQLVDGKQDALRISLQEQQQAGIDIVSDGEQTRQHFVTTFIEHLSGVDFENRQTVRIRDRYDASVPTVVGPVSRIKPVFVEDAKFLRQQTKQPIKWALPGPMTMIDTLYDDHYKSREKLAWEFAKILNQEAKELEAAGVDIIQFDEPAFNVFFDDVNDWGIATLERAIEGLKCETAVHICYGYGIKANTDWKKTLGSEWRQYEEAFPKLQQSSIDIISLECHNSHVPMELLELIRGKKVMVGAIDVANHAIETPEEVANTLRKALQFVDADKLYPCTNCGMAPLPRAVARGKLHALTAGADIIRKELSL encoded by the coding sequence ATGAAAACAGATATTGAAAAAACAGTTGCTAACAACACACTGCTACCGACTTCAACCGCTGGCAGCTTACCGAAGCCCACATGGCTTGCAGAGCCAGAAACCCTTTGGTCCCCTTGGAAATTGGAAGGCGATCAATTAGTTGACGGCAAACAGGATGCACTGCGCATCTCGCTTCAAGAGCAACAGCAAGCGGGTATTGATATTGTCAGTGACGGTGAACAAACGCGCCAACACTTTGTTACCACTTTTATTGAGCACCTCAGCGGCGTTGATTTTGAGAATCGTCAGACAGTAAGAATTCGTGACCGCTATGACGCGAGCGTACCTACTGTCGTTGGTCCTGTTAGTCGTATCAAGCCAGTTTTTGTTGAGGATGCTAAGTTTTTGCGTCAGCAAACCAAGCAACCGATTAAATGGGCGCTGCCAGGCCCAATGACCATGATTGATACACTTTATGATGATCATTATAAAAGCCGCGAAAAGCTTGCTTGGGAGTTTGCCAAAATTCTCAACCAAGAAGCAAAAGAATTAGAAGCGGCTGGTGTGGACATCATCCAATTTGATGAGCCCGCGTTTAATGTGTTTTTTGATGATGTGAATGATTGGGGCATCGCAACCTTAGAAAGAGCTATCGAAGGTCTTAAATGCGAAACGGCGGTGCATATTTGTTATGGCTACGGCATTAAAGCCAATACGGATTGGAAAAAGACGCTTGGGTCTGAATGGCGACAATATGAAGAAGCCTTCCCTAAGTTACAACAATCCAGCATCGATATTATTTCGCTTGAGTGTCATAACTCCCATGTACCAATGGAATTGCTTGAGCTGATTCGCGGTAAGAAAGTCATGGTCGGCGCAATCGACGTGGCAAACCATGCCATTGAGACACCAGAAGAAGTGGCTAATACTCTGCGAAAAGCGCTGCAGTTTGTCGATGCCGATAAGCTTTATCCTTGTACTAACTGTGGCATGGCGCCGCTGCCTCGTGCTGTGGCAAGAGGCAAGCTACATGCCTTAACAGCGGGTGCAGACATCATTCGAAAAGAGCTCTCTTTATAG